From the Desulfovibrio sp. JY genome, one window contains:
- a CDS encoding ABC transporter permease subunit, with product MVAALSDPGVLFPIRLTLWVMAVAIPVFFVLGVPLGYLLGRGHSRVIAILDFLVSLPLVLPPMAVGFFMLLLLGRKGLIGAPLQHFFGVEIIFSFPGLALAAITSGIPLMVRPVQAAVRGDLLRLVELSSVLGKGPLTTFVRVVLPHCRKSVAAGLFLATGRALGEVGVSLLLGGDIVGRTNTVSLEIYNAVFTGDFFRAGLLSALLALVSLGLTYALKRTGRG from the coding sequence ATTGTAGCGGCCCTGTCCGACCCGGGCGTCCTTTTCCCCATAAGGCTGACGCTTTGGGTGATGGCCGTGGCGATTCCGGTGTTCTTCGTGCTCGGCGTGCCCCTGGGCTACCTGCTCGGCCGGGGGCACAGCCGGGTTATTGCGATACTCGATTTCCTGGTATCTCTGCCGCTTGTGCTGCCGCCCATGGCGGTGGGCTTTTTCATGTTGCTGCTCCTTGGCCGCAAGGGGCTCATCGGCGCGCCGCTCCAGCATTTTTTCGGCGTCGAGATCATCTTCAGCTTTCCCGGCCTGGCCCTGGCCGCCATCACCTCCGGCATACCGCTGATGGTGCGGCCGGTGCAGGCCGCCGTGCGGGGCGATCTGCTCCGCCTGGTCGAACTTTCGTCCGTGCTCGGCAAGGGGCCGCTGACAACCTTTGTGCGGGTGGTGCTGCCCCATTGCCGCAAGAGTGTGGCGGCCGGGCTTTTTCTGGCCACGGGCCGGGCGCTTGGCGAGGTCGGCGTCAGCCTGCTTCTGGGCGGCGATATCGTCGGGCGCACCAACACCGTCTCCCTGGAAATCTACAACGCCGTTTTTACGGGCGATTTTTTCCGGGCCGGGCTTTTGTCGGCCCTTCTGGCCCTGGTTTCCCTGGGACTTACCTATGCGCTCAAGCGGACGGGCAGGGGATAG
- a CDS encoding carboxypeptidase M32: MTAREAYDRLVAHGRASADIGAALSLLSWDQQVMLPAAAHAGRAAQIGELTAILHRRATDPAIGDWLAACEKSELTAVPASPEAANIREWRRDYDLAVKIPQDLAVALARAASTGQRAWELARKDNDFQAFAPQLKELLELSKRKAEALGYAGEPYDALLDGFEPGETTATITPILVELRDAIRAIMDAVAGAPVPAPLPGGPYPLADQEAFLAEVTRRIGLPPEASRLDVSAHPFSTQIGPGDVRITVRYDADDCTKALFGAVHETGHSLYSLGHDTGDARHGTPMGEYVSLGVHESQSRLWENQVARSLPFWEHFLPLAGRHFPQLTGVAPEAVFKAVGAIAPGLIRVDADETTYNLHIVLRFELELALVRGDLAVADLPGAWNAKSEEILGIVPPDDASGCLQDVHWATGAFGYFPTYSLGNLYAACLFEAAGKAIPDLPQRMAAGDFGALLAWLRTNIHEKGRLLRPRDLITAATGQAPTAGPLIRHLRAKAAAIYGV; the protein is encoded by the coding sequence ATGACCGCGCGCGAAGCCTACGACCGCCTGGTCGCCCATGGCCGGGCCAGCGCCGACATCGGCGCGGCGCTAAGCCTTTTGTCCTGGGACCAGCAGGTGATGCTGCCCGCCGCCGCCCATGCCGGCCGGGCCGCCCAGATCGGGGAGCTGACCGCCATCCTGCACCGCCGGGCCACGGACCCGGCCATCGGCGACTGGCTTGCGGCCTGCGAGAAATCGGAACTGACGGCCGTGCCGGCAAGTCCCGAGGCGGCCAACATCCGCGAATGGCGGCGGGATTACGACCTGGCCGTGAAAATCCCCCAGGACCTGGCCGTGGCCTTGGCCCGGGCGGCCAGCACCGGGCAGCGGGCCTGGGAGCTCGCCAGAAAAGACAACGATTTCCAAGCGTTCGCCCCACAGCTTAAAGAGCTACTTGAGCTTTCGAAACGGAAAGCGGAAGCCCTGGGCTATGCCGGCGAACCCTACGACGCCCTACTCGACGGCTTCGAGCCGGGGGAAACGACCGCCACCATAACGCCGATCCTGGTTGAGCTGCGCGACGCGATCCGCGCCATCATGGACGCGGTGGCCGGCGCGCCGGTCCCAGCTCCCCTGCCCGGCGGGCCGTACCCGCTCGCGGATCAGGAAGCCTTTTTGGCCGAGGTGACCCGGCGCATCGGCCTGCCGCCCGAGGCCTCGCGCCTGGACGTGTCGGCTCACCCCTTCTCGACCCAGATCGGCCCAGGCGATGTCCGCATTACCGTGCGCTACGACGCGGACGATTGCACCAAGGCGCTTTTCGGGGCCGTGCACGAGACCGGACATTCACTCTACAGCCTCGGCCATGACACCGGCGACGCCCGCCATGGCACCCCCATGGGCGAATACGTTTCGCTGGGCGTGCATGAATCCCAGTCCCGGCTCTGGGAAAACCAGGTGGCCCGGTCGTTGCCCTTCTGGGAACATTTCCTGCCGCTGGCCGGGAGGCATTTCCCGCAACTCACCGGAGTTGCGCCCGAAGCCGTGTTCAAGGCCGTCGGGGCGATCGCGCCGGGGCTTATCCGGGTGGACGCCGACGAGACGACCTACAACCTGCACATCGTGCTGCGTTTCGAGCTGGAGCTGGCCCTGGTGCGCGGCGATCTGGCCGTGGCCGACCTGCCCGGAGCCTGGAACGCGAAATCCGAGGAGATCCTCGGCATCGTGCCGCCGGACGACGCCTCCGGCTGCCTGCAGGACGTGCACTGGGCCACTGGAGCCTTCGGCTACTTCCCCACCTACAGCCTGGGCAACCTTTACGCCGCCTGTCTGTTCGAAGCGGCGGGCAAGGCCATCCCCGACCTGCCGCAACGCATGGCGGCCGGGGATTTCGGGGCGCTGCTCGCCTGGCTGCGCACGAACATCCACGAAAAGGGCCGCCTGCTCCGTCCGCGCGACCTGATCACTGCGGCAACGGGCCAAGCCCCGACAGCGGGACCGCTGATCCGGCACCTGCGAGCCAAGGCGGCGGCCATTTACGGCGTGTGA
- a CDS encoding ferrous iron transport protein A, with product MAPLHCLAHFPPGSHVRVESICDCPKARGRLFAMGITPGTVIEITACCGGPVCLRARGTCLSIGRGLAEKVMGRLAEDCVQAA from the coding sequence ATGGCCCCCCTTCATTGCCTCGCCCATTTTCCCCCCGGCAGCCACGTGCGCGTCGAATCCATTTGCGATTGCCCCAAGGCCAGGGGGCGGCTTTTCGCCATGGGCATAACACCCGGCACGGTGATCGAGATCACTGCTTGCTGTGGCGGGCCGGTGTGTCTGCGGGCCAGGGGCACGTGCCTTTCCATCGGACGCGGCCTGGCCGAGAAGGTCATGGGCCGGCTGGCCGAGGACTGTGTTCAGGCGGCCTAG
- a CDS encoding ferrous iron transport protein A — protein sequence MDTDGTTPIIGLRRLQVGEKARIVRVDAGGELGRRLRDMGLVPGTEVAVIGRAPLRDPVALRLRDFTLTLRNNEADHITVTLL from the coding sequence ATGGACACGGATGGGACAACGCCGATCATCGGCCTTCGCCGGCTGCAGGTCGGCGAGAAGGCCCGCATTGTCCGCGTGGATGCCGGAGGTGAGCTTGGCCGGCGGCTGCGGGACATGGGTTTGGTTCCAGGCACCGAGGTGGCGGTCATCGGCCGCGCGCCGCTTCGGGACCCCGTGGCCTTGCGATTGCGCGATTTTACGTTGACCCTGCGCAACAACGAAGCCGACCACATCACCGTCACCTTGCTGTAA
- the modA gene encoding molybdate ABC transporter substrate-binding protein, whose product MLRILWTCVLVLLMAGQALAGPLTIAAGAGYKKLVTDLAAAYEKTSGTKPELIFGNMGQVTTQAKAGGVIDVIIGEKGFLEKSGLKFSGVAEIGHGILCLAWPKGKTFTDAKEIARPDVKRVAMPDAKKAIYGRAATQFLAKTGLDKTVKDKLLVVATVPQVTTYIVSGEVDAGFVNRTDIMNVGDKVGGYLEVDPSLYAPIVIVAESLAGSPNVAGAKSFSAFLATDAAKAIAKKHGM is encoded by the coding sequence ATGCTGCGAATTCTTTGGACTTGCGTCCTGGTGCTTCTCATGGCCGGTCAGGCTCTGGCCGGACCTTTGACCATCGCCGCCGGCGCGGGCTACAAAAAGCTCGTCACGGATTTGGCCGCCGCCTATGAAAAGACCTCCGGGACCAAGCCGGAACTCATTTTCGGCAATATGGGCCAGGTCACGACCCAGGCCAAGGCCGGCGGCGTCATCGACGTGATCATCGGCGAGAAGGGGTTCCTGGAAAAATCCGGCCTGAAGTTCTCGGGCGTCGCCGAGATCGGCCACGGCATCCTGTGTCTGGCCTGGCCCAAGGGCAAAACCTTCACCGACGCCAAGGAGATCGCCAGGCCCGATGTCAAGCGCGTGGCCATGCCCGATGCCAAAAAGGCCATCTACGGCCGGGCCGCCACCCAGTTTCTGGCCAAGACCGGCCTGGACAAGACCGTCAAGGATAAGCTCCTGGTCGTGGCCACCGTGCCCCAGGTTACCACGTATATAGTCAGCGGCGAAGTGGACGCCGGCTTCGTCAACCGCACCGATATCATGAACGTCGGCGACAAGGTCGGAGGCTATCTGGAAGTCGATCCGTCGCTGTACGCGCCCATCGTCATCGTGGCCGAATCCCTGGCCGGCTCGCCCAATGTCGCCGGCGCCAAGTCCTTTTCCGCCTTTCTGGCCACGGATGCGGCCAAGGCCATCGCCAAAAAGCATGGGATGTAG
- the modA gene encoding molybdate ABC transporter substrate-binding protein produces the protein MKRFACALALVFACALPARAGEIIVFAAASLTNAVGEMAPLFAKLHPGLTVRGEYAASGALLGRMDNGEACDVFLSADTQTMDAAADRRRIVATTRTTFAGNALVLAVPAGNPAHVTGLESLFRGGVQRIGVGNPESVPAGRYAKRALQKRAMWFALTSKLVYYPSVRHVLAAVKASDCDAGFVYATDAAIAGKAVAIAATVPLAPPVTYAAAVAAKAPNPQGAATFLAFLATPEAKAILSRFGFTVP, from the coding sequence ATGAAACGATTCGCCTGCGCCCTTGCCCTTGTTTTCGCCTGCGCCCTGCCCGCCCGGGCCGGGGAAATCATTGTTTTCGCCGCCGCCAGCCTGACCAACGCCGTGGGGGAAATGGCCCCGCTTTTCGCCAAGCTGCATCCGGGCCTGACCGTGCGCGGGGAATACGCCGCCTCGGGCGCGCTGCTTGGACGCATGGACAACGGCGAGGCCTGCGACGTTTTTTTGAGCGCCGACACCCAGACCATGGACGCGGCCGCGGACAGGCGACGTATTGTCGCCACGACGCGCACGACCTTTGCCGGCAACGCCCTGGTCCTGGCCGTGCCGGCCGGCAACCCGGCCCATGTGACGGGCCTGGAATCGCTTTTTCGCGGCGGCGTGCAGCGCATCGGCGTGGGCAACCCCGAATCCGTGCCGGCCGGACGCTATGCCAAACGGGCCCTGCAAAAACGGGCCATGTGGTTCGCCCTGACCAGCAAGCTCGTCTACTATCCATCCGTGCGCCACGTCCTGGCCGCCGTCAAAGCAAGCGACTGCGACGCCGGCTTCGTCTACGCTACCGACGCGGCCATCGCCGGCAAGGCCGTGGCCATCGCCGCCACCGTGCCGCTCGCGCCTCCGGTCACCTATGCGGCGGCCGTCGCGGCCAAGGCCCCCAATCCCCAAGGGGCGGCCACGTTCCTCGCCTTCCTGGCCACGCCCGAAGCAAAGGCCATCCTCAGCCGCTTCGGCTTCACCGTTCCATGA
- a CDS encoding TrpB-like pyridoxal phosphate-dependent enzyme produces the protein MELKITLPESEMPRQWYNALPDLPTPLAPPLDPQTKQPVDPAQLELIFPKAVIEQELSSQRWLPIPEPVLDIYRLYRPTPLVRAERLEKALGVKCKIFYKNESVSPAGSHKPNTAIPQAYYNKMEGVRRISTETGAGQWGTALSFACSQLGLDCTVYMVKVSYTQKPYRRILINAYGGEIFPSPSENTKTGRAMLAQDPDCTGSLGLAISEAVEDAVTHDDTRYALGSVLNHVLHHQTIIGLEVEKQLAMIGAKPDYLVGCVGGGSNFAGLVLPFLPRKLAGEKIRFIAVEPKACPTLTRGQFRYDYGDVAKLTPLLKMHTLGHAFMPAPIHAGGLRYHGGAPIVCNLANEGIVESTAYFQTECFEAAQLFLRTEGFLPAPETSHAIKAAIETAKQAGPDENVVFLYSGHGLLDLASYDAFLQGKLTDYAYPESNITEALKACPDVD, from the coding sequence ATGGAGCTGAAAATCACCCTTCCCGAAAGCGAGATGCCCCGGCAGTGGTACAATGCCCTGCCTGACCTGCCGACTCCCCTGGCGCCGCCGCTCGATCCCCAGACCAAGCAGCCCGTGGACCCCGCCCAGCTGGAGCTCATTTTCCCCAAGGCCGTCATCGAGCAGGAACTGTCTTCACAACGTTGGCTCCCCATTCCCGAGCCCGTGCTGGATATCTACCGCCTCTACCGCCCGACGCCGCTGGTGCGGGCCGAGCGCCTGGAAAAGGCCCTCGGGGTCAAATGCAAGATCTTCTATAAGAACGAGTCCGTCTCTCCGGCCGGTTCCCACAAGCCCAACACCGCCATTCCCCAGGCCTACTACAACAAGATGGAGGGCGTGCGCCGCATCAGCACCGAGACCGGGGCCGGGCAGTGGGGCACGGCGCTGTCTTTCGCCTGTTCCCAGCTCGGCCTCGACTGCACGGTGTACATGGTCAAGGTGAGTTATACCCAGAAGCCGTATCGCCGCATTCTCATCAACGCCTACGGCGGCGAGATTTTCCCCTCGCCCTCGGAAAACACCAAGACCGGCCGGGCGATGCTGGCCCAGGACCCCGACTGCACGGGATCGCTGGGGCTTGCCATTTCCGAGGCCGTGGAGGACGCCGTCACCCACGACGACACCCGTTATGCGCTTGGCAGCGTGCTCAACCACGTGCTGCACCACCAGACCATCATCGGCCTGGAGGTGGAAAAACAGCTGGCCATGATCGGGGCCAAGCCCGACTATCTGGTCGGGTGCGTGGGCGGCGGCAGCAACTTCGCCGGGCTGGTGCTGCCGTTTCTGCCCCGCAAGCTCGCGGGCGAGAAGATCCGTTTTATCGCCGTGGAGCCCAAGGCCTGCCCGACGCTTACCCGGGGGCAGTTCCGCTACGACTACGGCGACGTGGCCAAGCTCACGCCGCTTTTGAAGATGCACACCCTGGGCCATGCCTTCATGCCGGCGCCCATCCATGCCGGGGGACTGCGCTACCACGGCGGCGCGCCCATCGTGTGCAACCTGGCCAACGAGGGCATCGTGGAATCCACGGCCTATTTCCAGACAGAATGCTTCGAGGCGGCCCAGCTCTTTTTGCGCACCGAAGGTTTTTTGCCGGCCCCGGAAACCTCCCACGCCATCAAGGCCGCCATCGAGACGGCCAAGCAGGCGGGACCCGACGAGAACGTGGTCTTCCTCTATTCCGGCCACGGCTTGCTCGACCTGGCTTCCTACGACGCCTTTCTGCAAGGCAAGCTGACCGATTACGCCTATCCGGAGTCCAACATCACCGAGGCGCTCAAGGCCTGCCCGGATGTCGACTGA
- a CDS encoding TOBE domain-containing protein codes for MSTVEENILERVSGLDVLALERLRDHAEALLARKSDRPTHRRQHGALGPCQAALFTVPNDIRHLETDQIERLTAAFDEWRDAARTAPIRRARDRMRLVYLMLRHSGGKLGEVLALNERTDIDLAQSTVSFGGSDPNEAPRKVVVPKSLLEEVVRFAASPANRGIRGELFRLDPGFVRRKLYEQARRAGLPPGRVSPTSLRHSRAVELLRGGVPLPVVQVMLGHSSLVLTSIYCSFSDQDCQRIVNHCVAKESRVKTSARNTFFGSVTSVRKSPLLTEVSLTAQNGFEIVSVITNESFERLGLTEGGQVTALVKAPWVLLAKDEKMARTSARNCFPGRVVSIRGDGVAVEIMGLLDGGTPMCALITAESVETLDIKEGDQIWFFFKAFSVILNID; via the coding sequence ATGAGTACGGTCGAAGAAAACATCCTGGAAAGAGTCTCCGGTCTCGACGTCCTGGCCTTGGAACGCCTGCGGGACCACGCCGAAGCCTTGCTGGCCCGGAAATCCGATCGGCCGACGCACAGACGGCAGCATGGCGCACTGGGTCCCTGCCAGGCGGCGCTGTTTACGGTCCCAAACGACATCCGGCATCTGGAAACGGATCAGATCGAGCGTTTGACGGCCGCCTTCGACGAATGGCGCGACGCCGCCCGCACCGCCCCCATCCGCCGGGCCCGCGACCGCATGCGGCTGGTCTACCTGATGTTGCGCCACAGCGGCGGCAAGCTTGGGGAAGTGCTGGCGCTCAATGAGCGCACGGACATCGACCTGGCCCAGTCGACCGTGAGCTTCGGCGGGTCCGACCCCAACGAAGCCCCGCGCAAGGTGGTGGTGCCCAAGTCGCTGCTCGAGGAAGTGGTCCGATTCGCCGCAAGCCCCGCCAACAGGGGGATACGCGGCGAACTGTTCCGCCTCGACCCCGGGTTCGTACGCCGCAAGCTCTACGAGCAGGCGCGCCGGGCCGGCCTGCCCCCGGGCCGCGTCAGCCCCACGTCGTTGCGCCATTCCCGGGCGGTGGAGCTCCTTCGCGGCGGCGTTCCCCTGCCCGTTGTCCAGGTTATGCTCGGCCATTCCAGCCTAGTGCTCACGTCCATTTACTGTTCGTTTTCCGACCAGGACTGCCAGCGCATCGTCAACCATTGCGTCGCCAAGGAGAGCCGTGTGAAAACAAGCGCCCGCAACACATTTTTCGGTTCCGTCACCAGCGTGCGCAAGAGCCCGCTTTTAACCGAGGTTTCCCTGACCGCCCAAAATGGTTTCGAGATCGTCTCGGTCATCACCAACGAAAGCTTCGAGCGCCTGGGCCTGACCGAAGGCGGCCAGGTCACGGCCCTGGTCAAGGCCCCGTGGGTGCTTTTGGCCAAGGACGAGAAGATGGCCCGCACCAGCGCCCGCAACTGCTTCCCCGGCCGGGTGGTGAGCATCCGGGGCGACGGCGTGGCGGTGGAGATTATGGGACTCCTGGACGGCGGCACGCCCATGTGCGCGCTTATCACCGCCGAATCCGTGGAAACCCTCGACATCAAGGAAGGCGACCAGATCTGGTTTTTCTTCAAGGCCTTCAGCGTGATCCTCAATATCGATTGA
- a CDS encoding cupin domain-containing protein, producing the protein MKCITFDEVPARELTAATMHGVTGRVVIGKADGADNFCMRVIEVAKGGVIPAHSHPWEHQQFVHSGRGWVECDGVRKNIGPGSVAFIPPNATHQMQNTGDEPLIFICLVPPAAPEL; encoded by the coding sequence ATGAAGTGCATCACATTCGACGAGGTCCCGGCCCGGGAACTGACCGCCGCCACCATGCATGGCGTGACCGGCCGGGTGGTCATCGGCAAGGCCGACGGCGCGGACAATTTCTGCATGCGCGTCATCGAGGTGGCCAAGGGGGGCGTCATTCCGGCCCACAGCCATCCCTGGGAACATCAGCAATTCGTCCATTCCGGCCGGGGCTGGGTGGAATGCGACGGTGTGCGCAAAAACATCGGACCCGGGTCCGTGGCCTTCATCCCGCCAAACGCCACCCACCAGATGCAAAATACCGGCGACGAACCGCTTATCTTCATCTGCCTCGTGCCCCCCGCCGCACCGGAACTATAA
- a CDS encoding D-alanyl-D-alanine carboxypeptidase: MRRVMFLLIVLCLIGPKTAFPANHSGKLAVKAALVADYGTGKILYSQDPDRRIAPASVTKVMTMYLVFDMVAAGQASFNDRVKVSRHADATGGSTMNLRAGETVTLDELMRGMAVASGNDAAVAVAEHFGGVSAWVKRMNAKARQLGMSSTTFKTPNGLPAPGQLTTAHDLMKLAVSYLHHYPQALRYHSTTTINHCGAVHANTNHLLGVCEGMDGIKTGYVGASGFNIIATAKRGNTRIIAVVLGGRTSQVRNRETERVLDASFDGSVNSMLAKADVVPAKSSIKHSRSHRHGKKIRVADVERHGKISAKRGASAHIDGHKASVKSSRHKAAKVQKASPKKTSHTASRSKTKHKKQTGASSRK, from the coding sequence ATGCGGCGCGTTATGTTCTTGCTCATCGTCTTGTGCCTGATCGGGCCGAAAACGGCATTTCCAGCCAATCATTCCGGCAAGCTGGCGGTCAAGGCCGCCCTGGTCGCCGATTACGGCACGGGCAAAATTCTCTACAGCCAGGACCCCGATCGGCGCATCGCGCCCGCTTCCGTGACCAAGGTCATGACCATGTACCTGGTCTTCGACATGGTGGCCGCCGGCCAGGCCAGCTTCAACGACCGGGTCAAGGTCAGCCGCCACGCCGACGCCACGGGCGGTTCCACCATGAACCTGCGGGCCGGTGAAACCGTCACCCTCGACGAGCTCATGCGCGGCATGGCCGTGGCTTCCGGCAACGACGCCGCCGTGGCCGTGGCCGAACATTTCGGCGGCGTGTCCGCCTGGGTCAAGCGAATGAACGCCAAGGCCCGGCAACTCGGCATGAGCAGCACCACCTTCAAGACTCCCAACGGACTGCCCGCCCCCGGCCAGCTGACCACCGCCCATGACCTCATGAAGCTGGCCGTAAGCTACCTGCACCACTATCCCCAGGCCCTGCGCTACCACTCCACGACGACCATCAACCACTGCGGCGCGGTCCATGCCAACACCAACCACCTGCTCGGCGTGTGCGAAGGCATGGACGGCATCAAGACCGGTTATGTCGGAGCCAGCGGCTTCAACATCATCGCCACGGCCAAACGCGGCAACACCCGCATCATCGCCGTGGTCCTCGGCGGCCGTACCAGCCAGGTGCGCAACCGCGAAACCGAACGCGTCCTCGACGCCTCCTTCGACGGCTCGGTGAACAGCATGCTGGCCAAGGCCGACGTCGTCCCGGCCAAATCCTCGATCAAGCACTCCAGGTCGCACCGTCACGGCAAGAAAATCCGCGTGGCCGACGTCGAGCGGCACGGAAAAATCAGCGCCAAACGCGGCGCGTCGGCGCACATCGACGGCCACAAGGCCAGCGTCAAATCCAGCCGCCACAAGGCCGCCAAGGTGCAAAAGGCCTCCCCCAAAAAGACGAGCCACACCGCCTCCCGGTCCAAGACCAAGCACAAGAAACAGACTGGCGCTTCGAGCCGGAAGTAA
- a CDS encoding alpha/beta hydrolase, translating to MATFVCVHGAFQGGWVWKRTAEALFSMGHRVYAPTLSGCGFHRHTMDKRLGLGAYVRDLTQFFELEDLSDTFLVAHSYSGFVCAGAMAELMERLAGAIYVEGIIPQPGKSFADLGGAPFRAMLESRLTDGWLVAPWEAGMFGVAGSPDADWFMARVVPFPLAAFTDAAVDELVFPEKRHYLRCAQNPNPMLVAMAERAKSLGFVMHAIESGHCPQMTVPVELARVLATIVDKKNGEAKA from the coding sequence ATGGCCACATTCGTTTGCGTGCATGGCGCGTTTCAGGGCGGCTGGGTCTGGAAGCGGACCGCCGAAGCGCTTTTTTCCATGGGGCACCGGGTGTATGCGCCCACGTTGTCCGGGTGCGGCTTTCATCGCCACACCATGGACAAGAGACTGGGACTTGGGGCGTATGTACGCGATCTGACCCAGTTTTTCGAGCTGGAAGACCTCTCGGACACGTTTCTCGTCGCCCACAGCTATTCCGGATTTGTCTGCGCCGGGGCCATGGCCGAACTGATGGAACGGTTGGCCGGCGCCATCTATGTGGAAGGCATCATTCCCCAGCCCGGCAAGTCCTTTGCCGATCTCGGCGGCGCTCCCTTCCGGGCCATGCTCGAATCAAGGCTTACCGACGGCTGGCTGGTCGCGCCGTGGGAAGCGGGTATGTTCGGCGTGGCCGGCTCGCCCGATGCGGACTGGTTCATGGCCCGTGTGGTCCCGTTTCCTTTGGCCGCCTTCACCGACGCGGCGGTCGACGAACTGGTCTTTCCGGAAAAGCGCCACTACCTGCGCTGCGCCCAAAATCCCAACCCCATGCTGGTGGCCATGGCCGAGCGGGCAAAATCCCTGGGTTTTGTCATGCACGCCATCGAAAGCGGCCATTGTCCCCAGATGACGGTGCCCGTGGAACTGGCCCGGGTGCTGGCCACCATCGTGGACAAGAAAAACGGTGAGGCCAAGGCGTAA
- a CDS encoding MBL fold metallo-hydrolase, which translates to MLIRTFRMDPLEVNAYLLWKEDGRAVVVDCGGRPGLVLGEIGKRGLTLTAVLLTHLHHDHVLGVAKLVRETGAPVYASCADAFLAGDGIASPGGRLVSPSFTFEDIPPGRHVFLDEPCLVLPVPGHTPGHLAYFFPRSLIAFTGDTLFAGSVGRTDAAYGDGPLLLASIRDRLLNLPDATEIFPGHGPSTTVGREKARNPFFAPKGVHTP; encoded by the coding sequence ATGTTGATACGGACCTTTCGCATGGACCCGCTCGAGGTCAACGCCTACCTGCTTTGGAAGGAGGACGGCCGGGCCGTGGTCGTCGACTGCGGCGGCCGGCCGGGGCTGGTGCTGGGGGAGATCGGCAAGCGTGGGCTCACGCTTACCGCCGTGCTGCTCACGCATCTGCATCACGACCATGTACTCGGCGTGGCCAAACTTGTCCGGGAGACGGGCGCGCCGGTGTACGCCTCTTGCGCCGACGCCTTTCTGGCCGGGGACGGCATCGCCTCGCCGGGCGGGCGGCTGGTGAGCCCCTCCTTCACCTTCGAGGATATCCCCCCAGGACGCCATGTCTTTCTGGACGAGCCTTGCCTGGTCCTGCCCGTGCCCGGGCATACGCCGGGGCATCTGGCCTATTTTTTCCCGCGCTCCCTGATCGCCTTCACCGGGGACACGCTTTTTGCCGGCAGCGTGGGCCGCACCGATGCGGCTTACGGCGACGGTCCGCTGCTTCTGGCCTCCATCCGGGACAGGCTCCTGAATCTCCCCGACGCGACGGAAATTTTCCCGGGCCATGGCCCGTCGACCACCGTGGGCCGGGAAAAGGCCCGCAATCCCTTCTTCGCGCCCAAAGGCGTTCACACGCCGTAA
- a CDS encoding ATP-binding cassette domain-containing protein, protein MTLLARLTKKLPHFTLDVELSCPPGGILVLTGPSGSGKTTILRLLAGLDDPDKGRVGLDGEIWRDTAKGIRVKPRRRGIGLVFQEYSLFPHMSLAENVAYATKDTAFADELLELFGIAHLKDAHPGTMSGGERQRGALCQALARRPKALLLDEPFSALDAATRVTLRHELLDVRQRFAIPIVHVTHDLAEAAILGDQVVTINRGTIDPDWFTTQLCQYRQEREALFARFGAASPVMAAPPPNPQHCCEEGM, encoded by the coding sequence ATGACGCTCCTTGCGCGCCTGACGAAAAAGCTCCCCCATTTCACCCTGGATGTGGAGCTCTCCTGTCCACCCGGCGGCATACTGGTGCTGACCGGGCCATCGGGGTCGGGCAAGACCACTATCCTGCGGCTTCTCGCCGGCCTGGACGACCCGGACAAGGGCCGGGTGGGCCTCGACGGCGAGATCTGGCGCGACACGGCCAAGGGCATCCGCGTCAAGCCCAGGCGGCGCGGGATCGGGCTTGTTTTCCAGGAATACTCGCTTTTCCCCCACATGAGCCTGGCCGAGAACGTGGCCTACGCCACCAAGGACACGGCCTTTGCCGACGAGCTGCTCGAGCTGTTCGGCATCGCCCACTTGAAGGACGCCCATCCCGGGACCATGTCCGGCGGCGAGCGCCAGCGGGGGGCGCTGTGCCAGGCGTTGGCCCGGCGGCCCAAGGCGCTGCTGCTCGACGAACCCTTTTCCGCTCTGGACGCCGCCACCCGCGTGACGTTGCGCCATGAGCTTCTGGACGTGCGGCAACGGTTCGCCATCCCCATTGTACACGTGACCCACGACCTGGCCGAGGCGGCAATCCTCGGCGATCAGGTCGTGACCATCAACCGGGGGACTATCGATCCGGACTGGTTCACGACCCAGTTGTGCCAGTACCGGCAGGAACGCGAGGCGCTTTTCGCGCGTTTCGGCGCGGCTTCGCCCGTGATGGCCGCCCCCCCGCCAAACCCCCAACACTGCTGCGAGGAGGGAATGTGA